One region of Theileria equi strain WA chromosome 4 map unlocalized gcontig_1105316255039, whole genome shotgun sequence genomic DNA includes:
- a CDS encoding conserved hypothetical protein (encoded by transcript BEWA_053590A), with the protein MSTGSENDQMSTNSAAQAKSTDTQKAAAFLAGLSLYQMIHVAISAGNFTVGRFQIPQKYVSLYINRMIISNRVFSLVGIILTTLYEQFDGPGIPKLNIGLFGLLLLSHITLFLTYCSGGAQGHITLYYWIVVVVAFIIGLCFVFTVKLASNAIIYLLAALPISGILASSYHISFILISQYFNVSNVYYWLVFWQHICAISLISVTTVVWIFAYGNGGEGTSSSTTSGSSGSSGSSSGSEGHKGFLTALGYAISPLLLVAFGYGIQNMFYPSVAPYKIIGIDKGYKIDVAVLFTSAVPPLIFLGLISKGKGPDKPWTGQDDRWWHGAWGFFGIEVMCAIIFFSTLHYPNSALPRSIRNSIWGLGFFTVLYDFSAQMTRCIGSNGVDKQKGDAAPKMNTLNSFLYSFTQVIFAFLGDGYIRTYRKAEESSDLWPTAHYTNKRAFWFWTWSTTKVALGTLKGAFSTDVRAEILVKKEHLFIVYEDGPPEGDPFFDLPFIHKKEESPDNHSFKGAYIFH; encoded by the coding sequence ATGAGCACTGGTTCAGAGAACGATCAGATGTCTACTAATTCAGCAGCACAGGCAAAGAGTACAGACACACAGAAGGCGGCAGCCTTTCTGGCTGGTCTGTCCTTGTACCAGATGATTCATGTTGCAATATCAGCCGGCAACTTTACGGTAGGAAGATTTCAGATTCCTCAGAAATATGTCAGCCTGTACATCAACAGGATGATTATTTCGAATAGGGTCTTCTCATTGGTTGGGATTATACTTACTACGCTCTATGAACAGTTTGATGGACCTGGTATTCCTAAGTTGAACATTGGACTGTTCGGACTTCTATTATTATCCCACATAACCTTGTTTCTTACATATTGTTCAGGAGGAGCTCAGGGTCATATTACGCTATACTACTGGATTGTTGTCGTAGTGGCTTTTATCATTGGATTGTGTTTTGTGTTCACTGTTAAGTTGGCCAGTAATGCAATCATTTATCTTCTTGCGGCACTGCCCATATCCGGAATTCTGGCATCCTCCTATCACATATCGTTCATACTCATTTCTCAGTATTTTAACGTCTCAAACGTATATTACTGGTTGGTGTTTTGGCAACATATTTGTGCGATATCATTGATATCTGTGACTACTGTGGTATGGATATTTGCGTATGGAAATGGAGGTGAGGGAACCTCTTCAAGTACCACAAGCGGTTCTAGTGGTAGTTCTGGAAGTAGTAGTGGTAGTGAAGGACATAAAGGTTTTTTGACAGCATTAGGTTATGCAATATCTCCACTATTATTGGTTGCATTTGGGTACGGTATACAGAACATGTTCTATCCCTCCGTGGCTCCATACAAAATCATTGGCATAGACAAGGGTTACAAGATTGATGTGGCGGTTTTATTCACGAGTGCTGTACCACCATTGATCTTCTTGGGTCTGATCTCCAAAGGAAAGGGTCCAGACAAACCATGGACTGGTCAAGATGATAGATGGTGGCATGGAGCTTGGGGATTCTTCGGAATAGAGGTAATGTGTGCAAttatcttcttttccaCTCTGCATTATCCAAATAGTGCTCTACCAAGAAGTATAAGAAATAGTATTTGGGGTCTTGGATTCTTCACAGTACTCTACGATTTCTCCGCACAGATGACTAGATGCATAGGAAGTAACGGAGTTGATAAACAGAAGGGTGACGCTGCTCCAAAGATGAACACGCTAAACTCCTTTTTGTACTCATTCACCCAGGTCATCTTTGCATTTCTAGGAGACGGATATATTAGAACATATCGCAAAGCAGAGGAAAGTTCAGATTTATGGCCAACCGCTCACTACACCAATAAAAGAGCATTCTGGTTCTGGACCTGGAGTACAACAAAAGTGGCTTTAGGAACGCTAAAAGGCGCATTCAGCACAGATGTTAGGGCTGAGATTCTTGTTAAAAAGGAGCATCTATTTATTGTATATGAAGATGGTCCACCTGAGGGTGATCCCTTCTTTGATCTACCATTTATTCACAAGAAGGAGGAGTCTCCAGATAATCACAGTTTCAAGGGAGCGTACATTTTTCACTAG
- a CDS encoding signal peptide containing protein (encoded by transcript BEWA_053600A), with protein sequence MKFIAALIVVQSCRWVLCRGEEGDQGGAGASGYSGNLRQGNTEDDPGADGYGASVDDVRSALITPVTLDLTAQETEDILKQTRYAGRTEISDYTIYTDMPIVKVVDGDKTVWVGNVDYPCTSAKLVSRGRDYKSLVLFVGSGYNAEYKYFDMVENTWRELSEEEKEERIGKKKSTKIPLSEDTKPKTDSSFVLDIEHPDTTKIEIDQSTNNGVTRKTYKDIEGSKMVYGSGITSVVSGTFTFWTKGEFEVLKKCDEFFDATRRLVYIRVNSFGLTKRFCFENDGRGWKNIDRQELKSKLKEMEKDQEDPYLVETQTNETSDLLTAVDDSNLLSTARKLANGLLSGADINPDIPAVNRSEEVTNGLGEKTVANENKEIEKVSGFYTSSITLFMVTVALYSFTGL encoded by the coding sequence ATGAAGTTTATCGCAGCATTAATTGTCGTACAGAGTTGCAGATGGGTATTATGTCGAGGGGAAGAGGGTGACCAGGGAGGAGCCGGAGCTTCAGGCTATTCCGGTAATCTTCGGCAAGGGAACACAGAGGATGATCCAGGGGCTGATGGTTATGGAGCGTCGGTAGATGATGTGAGATCAGCACTTATCACGCCTGTGACCCTAGATCTTACTGCTCAAGAGACAGAGGACATTCTAAAGCAGACGAGATACGCCGGAAGAACTGAAATTAGCGATTATACTATATACACAGATATGCCTATTGTGAAAGTTGTTGATGGAGATAAGACTGTATGGGTCGGAAATGTGGACTATCCATGCACAAGCGCCAAGTTGGTCTCAAGAGGTCGTGACTACAAAAGCTTGGTTCTATTCGTTGGAAGCGGTTATAATGCCGAgtacaagtactttgaCATGGTAGAAAATACCTGGAGGGAACTTAGTGAAGAGGAGAAGGAGGAGCGTATCGGCAAAAAGAAGAGCACAAAAATTCCTCTTTCCGAAGACACAAAGCCGAAGACGGATTCATCTTTCGTCCTAGATATAGAACATCCAGATACAACAAAGATTGAAATTGATCAGAGTACAAATAATGGAGTTACTAGAAAGACATACAAGGATATTGAAGGCTCAAAGATGGTCTATGGTTCAGGAATTACTTCCGTCGTTTCCGGTACATTCACGTTTTGGACCAAGGGGGAGTTTGAAGTTTTAAAGAAATGTGACGAGTTTTTCGATGCCACAAGGCGACTAGTTTATATACGTGTCAACAGCTTTGGATTGACAAAGCGCTTCTGTTTTGAGAATGATGGCAGaggatggaagaatattGACAGACAAGAGCTCAAGAGTAAGCTTAaggagatggaaaaggatcAGGAAGATCCATACTTGGTTGAAACTCAGACGAATGAGACTTCAGATTTACTTACTGCTGTCGATGACAGCAACCTGTTGTCAACCGCAAGGAAGTTGGCAAACGGATTGTTATCTGGCGCAGACATAAACCCAGATATACCAGCTGTAAATAGATCAGAGGAAGTTACAAATGGCCTTGGTGAGAAGACTGTTGCTaatgagaataaagagATAGAAAAGGTTTCTGGTTTCTACACGTCTTCAATCACGCTTTTTATGGTCACGGTTGCCCTGTATTCATTCACTGGTCTTTAA
- a CDS encoding conserved hypothetical protein (encoded by transcript BEWA_053610A), translated as MLSNSLKYDFDWETVVCGFWRRFPSKYHPYVNSVHTIGSKVNPEKKTLVVQRMYHIKYSFPYLIQKLIGSNVDYYILEESQVDLKTRKLSYQVKSVTPDYYSYSESACYQDSSNPGTTDFNCSMDVSISGFGVMNNTLEKLAEHRMLESMSKSNEFRAMVDSINTLNSL; from the exons atgTTGAGTAATTCCCTCAAGTATGATTTTGACTGGGAGACTGTTGTC TGTGGGTTTTGGCGACGATTCCCGAGCAAATACCACCCTTACGTGAATAGCGTTCATACCATAGGGTCAAAGGTCAACCCCGAAAAGAAGACGTTGGTAGTACAGAGGATGTATCATATAAAGTACAGTTTTCCGTACCTAATAC AAAAGCTAATTGGATCCAATGTGGACTATTACATTCTGGAAGAATCTCAGGTGGATTTGAAAACCAGAAAACTGTCCTACCAAGTAAAAAGTGTAACTCCAGACTATTACAG CTATAGCGAATCGGCATGTTATCAAGACTCCTCTAATCCTGGAACCACCGATTTTAATTGTTCAATGGATGTAAGTATTAGTGGATTTGGAGTAATGAACAACACTCTAGAAAAG CTTGCGGAACATAGAATGTTGGAATCCATGTCAAAGTCCAACGAATTTAGAGCCATGGTAGATAGTATAAACACTCTAAATTCCTTGTGA
- a CDS encoding conserved hypothetical protein (encoded by transcript BEWA_053620A) — protein MVKCLISFPGQQTRCIQLGEDFLARNDNGISQGGRSARLMTSMVNVKDESVCTTDDNSNMDANFFYSLINALYGISMDQFYLIINGKYVSKAQMCSKRDYYEHIDRSGPNNWHCSMDRPLHSSVPNDYFRESSGNERLEFEKYYVNSMVDAVPISVAVKCRILGGKGGFGAILKSQAGRKKQSTNLDSCRNLQGQRIRTARLSAQAKAWEDKQNKQDLSDEALKLPKKPQQDPVDVINTQNNSKKIVKKEIKKMKKQVQIGVQEMGKKQVKEEDTDKILETCLDIYGL, from the coding sequence ATGGTAAAGTGCCTGATTTCATTTCCTGGGCAACAAACTCGCTGCATTCAGCTGGGTGAAGATTTTTTGGCAAGGAACGACAATGGAATCTCTCAAGGTGGTCGTTCGGCACGTCTTATGACATCCATGGTAAATGTTAAGGATGAAAGTGTTTGTACCACTGATGATAATAGCAACATGGATGCAAATTTCTTTTATTCTCTGATAAATGCCCTGTATGGCATTAGCATGGACCAGTTTTATCTCATAATCAACGGAAAGTACGTAAGTAAGGCTCAAATGTGTAGTAAAAGGGACTATTATGAGCATATAGATAGATCAGGTCCAAATAATTGGCACTGCAGCATGGATCGGCCCCTGCATTCTTCTGTGCCAAATGATTACTTCCGGGAATCTTCAGGGAATGAGCGGCTAgagtttgaaaaatattatGTAAACAGTATGGTTGACGCTGTACCAATTAGCGTAGCTGTAAAATGTAGGATTTTAGGTGGGAAGGGAGGCTTTGGAGCCATCCTCAAAAGTCAAGctggaaggaagaagcaGAGCACAAATTTAGACTCTTGCAGAAATCTACAAGGTCAGAGGATAAGAACTGCACGTCTTTCTGCGCAAGCTAAGGCATGGGAAGATAAGCAGAATAAACAAGACCTTTCTGATGAAGCCTTAAAGCTGCCAAAAAAACCACAACAGGACCCAGTAGATGTGATCAACACACAAAACAACTCCAAGAAGATTGTAAAGAAGGAGATTaaaaagatgaagaagcaAGTCCAAATAGGAGTACAGGAAATGGGAAAAAAACAAGTCAAGGAGGAAGATACTGACAAAATCCTAGAGACTTGCCTAGATATTTACGGGCTCTAG
- a CDS encoding hypothetical protein (encoded by transcript BEWA_053630A) — translation MSSQLARFSSFHVPLTKSQQEPSPPVHVDISNIAVLRNALLCFHFFDPFEKGVLDLDNAHRILSNAKNEALVELLKEVLEICRGCLEKKEFVLTLYGAIEAGFCTDLKGKDNVVADYFKGLGGSTERSSIASSRSSVKSTVLVKKSESIRSEMLDNVESSVYSRRASDVAESIPEEDLSDCTFQPKINQYKLKDWKQNDLFNQEVEEILHFKNECKDMGPLTEYIVFHYNSQMDWKSTLRD, via the exons ATGTCTTCACAACTTGCCAGATTCTCATCATTTCACGTTCCACTCACAAAATCGCAACAGGAACCCTCACCTCCGGTTCATGTAGATATAAGCAATATAGCGGTTCTGCGCAACGCTTTACTATGCTTCCACTTTTTTGACCCGTTTGAGAAAGGTGTACTGGACCTCGATAATGCCCATAGAATCCTATCAAACGCCAAGAATGAAGCTTTAGTTGAGCTTTTGAAGGAAGTGTTGGAAATATGCAGAGGGTGTTTGGAAAAAAAAGAGTTTGTATTGACTCTCTACGGGGCAATAGAGGCAGGGTTTTGTACAGATCTCAAGGGAAAGGATAATGTAGTTGCCGATTATTTCAAAGGATTAGGA GGTTCAACAGAGCGCTCAAGTATTGCGAGCTCCAGGTCCTCAGTAAAGAGTACAGTTTTGGTGAAGAAGAGCGAGTCCATAAGGAGTGAAATGTTGGATAATGTAGAGAGCAGTGTTTACTCAAGAAGAGCTTCAGACGTCGCAGAATCAATCCCTGAAGAGGACCTTTCAGATTGCACATTTCAACCAAAGATTAATCAGTATAAACTCAAGGATTGG AAGCAAAATGACTTGTTCAACcaagaagtggaagaaattttgcattttaaaaatgaatgCAAAGATATGGGTCCATTGACAGAATACATTGTGTTTCACTATAACAGCCAGATGGATTGGAAGTCAACCCTCAGAGATTAA
- a CDS encoding conserved hypothetical protein (encoded by transcript BEWA_053640A), producing MEPVVNVRLSELTGRADINDDYTDMLLILRKPDRNIKERNLINDTVINVHSGVLRVASAFFMRTIDLLEDRRRNSIDVKGKSKNLHYVLDTNYPFVVQRIIYYIYKNDYQNMSEEPRHLVPLYKESVRFELQDLKNSVLRMIRSQASLEVLTSLASAAELAGEVELSSECGRILADSAFAVFSGNLHVKMGLMALKALLQSDNIQLDEVQVFAALCYYLDSNQNFHSPYSSTEIGSTEKELIKSIRFCSMSPKAISEFRCDAINSFLLDATLRMLLNTQLKERVFPWQENEEYRTINYNSLYPLMLVRVGKYSLSNLNHNESNLRLVTPQVDTESLESYPAFTHGTERESSEIFWAFEICRTKNGDFGIGIAIRSDDPLDEASRYTFSSMSKSKKIVFYYDFSEGKFKSGYIDSGAREMKSPWAYDSASNNKYKPSVRDVIVVRVNVAYSYINLEVSVIGANFNEKFSIPMKTKRFIGNLIKRPSIFASPFILTNDIGDALCIPELRANLVID from the exons ATGGAACCTGTAGTTAACGTTAGACTGTCAGAATTGACAGGGAG GGCTGATATCAATGATGATTACACTGATATGCTCCTCATTTTGAGAAAACCAGACAGAAACATAAAG GAAAGGAACTTGATAAATGATACTGTGATAAACGTCCACAGTGGTGTTTTGAGAGTTGCCTCTGCGTTCTTCATGCGCACAATTGACCTGTTAGAGGATAGAAGAAGGAACTCGATAG ATGTAAAGGGTAAATCAAAGAATTTGCATTATGTACTGGACACAAACTATCCATTTGTCGTTCAAAGGATCATATACTAtatttacaa AAATGACTACCAAAATATGAGTGAAGAACCCAGACATCTTGTTCCTCTCTATAAGGAATCTGTACGTTTTGAGCTTCAAGACTTGAAAAATAGCGTTCTGCGTATGATTAGATCGCAAGCTTCCCTTGAAGTTCTGACAAGTCTTGCATCCGCCGCTGAGCTTGCTGGTGAAGTCGAACTCTCTTCAGAATGCGGAAGGATACTAGCTGACTCTGCATttgcagtattttcaggAAATTTGCATGTGAAGATGGGACTAATGGCACTAAAGGCACTCTTACAAAGTGACAATATACAGCTTGATGAAGTCCAGGTTTTTGCAGCCCTTTGCTACTATCTTGATAGTAATCAGAACTTCCATAGTCCCTACAGTAGCACAGAAATCGGAAGTACAGAGAAGGAGCTGATAAAGTCTATAAGGTTCTGCTCAATGTCTCCAAAGGCTATATCGGAATTCCGCTGTGATGCCATAAATTCATTTCTACTAGATGCCACACTCAGGATGCTTCTAAATACACAACTCAAGGAAAGAGTATTTCCGTGGCAAGAGAACGAAGAGTATAGAACCATAAATTACAACAGTTTGTATCCTCTAATGTTGGTGAGAGTTGGAAAATATAGTTTAAGCAATCTTAACCACAATGAAAGTAACTTACGATTAGTTACTCCACAAGTGGATACAGAAAGTCTAGAGAGTTATCCAGCGTTCACGCATGGTACAGAAAGAGAATCTTCTGAAATCTTTTGGGCATTTGAAATTTGTCGTACCAAAAACGGAGATTTTGGAATTGGAATCGCAATACGTTCTGATGATCCACTGGACGAAGCATCCAGATACACGTTTTCATCAATGAGCAAGAGCAAAaaaattgtattttattATGACTTTTCTGAGGGGAAATTCAAGAGTGGATATATAGACTCGGGAGCAAG GGAAATGAAATCGCCGTGGGCATATGATTCCGCCAGTAACAACAAATATAAACCAAGCGTCAGAGATGTCATTGTCGTGCGAGTAAATGTGGCTTATAGCTACATAAATTTAGAGGTTTCAGTAATTGGGGCAAACTTTAACGAAAAGTTTTCAATTCCAATGAAAACAAAG AGATTTATCGGAAATTTAATAAAGAGACCAAGCATTTTTGCATCTCCATTTATCCTAACAAATGACATTGGGGATGCCCTTTGTATCCCAGAACTGCGAGCTAACCTTGTAATCGATTGA
- a CDS encoding conserved hypothetical protein (encoded by transcript BEWA_053650A), which translates to MENDFTHEAFVNFPPLYTEQINDTTLGKQLEIWWRIINKEVLSKGINTLGIGSVDSPPFKNDGIGRGVNVTFLALILEYLADRGIAFYLHPIEVFCTQNKCTVWGALFINKRYKESNLYQCSNLYSQKLKSSSAMEDKNDPQKSKDSQDIEKLKKRRDSIIESNYNFGIFSCTVRGMCEAVMECIKLQCTSRDIETVYHLFYNKSDWNEGLNNIPEPHLAFILSTLAYETKISISCNQSVSVNTLTNKQVGIQLI; encoded by the exons ATGGAGAATGACTTTACACACGAGGCGTTTGTCAACTTCCCTCCACTCTACACTGAACAG ATAAACGATACAACGTTGGGGAAACAACTAGAAATTTGGTGGAGAATAATAAACAAGGAGGTACTCTCAAAGGGAATTAATACTCTAGGAATTGGAAGTGTGGATTCACCACCGTTTAAAAATGATGGTATTGGTAGAGGTGTGAATGTTACATTTTTGGCTCTAATTTTGGAATACTTGGCAGACAGGGGTATAGCCTTTTACTTACATCCCATAGAAGTCTTTTGTACTCAAAACAAGTGTACAGTTTGGGGAGCCTTATTCATTAACAAAAGGTACAAGGAGAGCAATCTGTACCAGTGCTCCaatttatattcacaaaaaCTAAAAAGCAGCAGTGCCATGGAGGACAAAAATGATCCCCAAAAGTCAAAGGATAGCCAAGATATTGAAAAGTTGAAAAAACGGCGGGATTCTATCATTGAATCAAACTATAATTTTGGCATATTTTCATGCACAGTAAGGGGAATGTGTGAAGCAGTCATGGAATGCATAAAATTGCAATGTACAAGTAGAGATATAGAGACAGTATACCACCTTTTCTACAACAAAAGTGACTGGAACGAAGGTTTGAATAATATACCAGAACCACATTTAGCGTTTATACTTTCTACACTCGCATACGAGACCAAAATTTCAATCTCATGTAATCAGTCAGTTTCAGTAAATACACTCACAAACAAGCAAGTTGGAATCCAACTAATttga
- a CDS encoding geranylgeranyl transferase type II beta subunit, putative (encoded by transcript BEWA_053660A) yields MPQVLNREAIYNFLLDSIDDRVSIEGFAYEPIKLGGMYWSLTAIALLKGKINDIVHPKANKTLESMAIEILERAKNSNGAFGFAPKHSSNLIATHYGILVLGLLDKLELLDREGIIEFIANLQNKDGSFSADQFGEADCRHSYSAIVCLHILNGLDKIDLSSAISFILSCKNFDGGFGWQPKTESHAAAAFCCIGALSVLEAVYLVDRDKLGFWLAERQTKSGGFNGRPEKAPDICYSWWILSALCNIDRVEWICGEKLIEFILESQNENDGGIAFFPGYMGDICHTFFALCGIALINNKEYNLQPVHPIYATTMETANRLLKYQS; encoded by the exons ATGCCGCAAGTTCTCAACCGAGAGGCAATTTATAACTTCCTACTTGATAGTATAGACGACAGAGTTTCTATAGAAGGTTTCGCATATGAACCTATCAAGTTAGGAGGGATGTACTGGTCTTTAACGGCCATTGCATTATTAAAGGGCAAAATAAATGATATCGTACACCCAAAAGCCAACAAAACACTCGAAAGTATGGCCATTGAGATACTTGAAAGAGCAAAAAACAGCAATGGAGCCTTTGGGTTTGCACCTAAGCATTCATCCAATCTTATCGCAACACAC TATGGTATATTGGTGCTAGGGCTACTGGATAAGTTGGAGCTGCTAGATAGAGAAGGGATCATTGAATTTattgcaaatttacag aACAAAGATGGAAGTTTTAGTGCGGATCAGTTTGGAGAAGCAGATTGCAG GCATTCGTACAGTGCAATAGTCTGTCTGCATATTCTAAACGGTCTGGACAAAATTGATCTATCAAGCGCAATTTCGTTCATTCTATCatgcaaaaattttgatggtGGATTCGGCTGGCAACCAAAAACTGAATCGCATGCTGCGGCTGCGTTCTGTTGTATCGGCGCTCTCTCCGTCCTAGAGGCTGTATATCTCGTAGATCGCGACAAGTTGGGGTTTTGGTTGGCAGAAAGGCAGACAAAAA GTGGAGGATTTAATGGTCGCCCAGAAAAGGCCCCTGATATATGCTACTCTTGGTGGATATTATCTGCTCTTTGTAACATTG ATAGAGTAGAGTGGATATGCGGCGAAAAGTTGATAGAATTCATACTGGAATCAcaaaatgaaaatgatggaggAATCGCATTCTTTCCCGGCTACATGGGAGATATTTGTCACACATTCTTTGCTCTCTGCGGCATTGCATTGATAAATAACAAAGAGTACAATTTGCAACCGGTTCATCCTATATACGCCACAACAATGGAAACCGCAAACAGGCTACTCAAATATCAATCATAA
- a CDS encoding hypothetical protein (encoded by transcript BEWA_053670A) → MESFVKNNSEYVTLYTVNYGIEGEGTKISHVTHDTLQDLLSKHSNVKSDVYAIKPKDMDIKTCARSLWEKNIKFASENLSKASENNSLFIPNFANLRISNIRMRTFANITSAKPEPAAKKQVKPEVKKEEPIAKKELTKEESTISMDIDKSPQKIKPKEKEPEKTKAKKSEKTKSKTTSIKASFEEVKKTKGANLESSKIKIQKTEPEAELFDSDVPEEPVEVKKPVEPQSVTFVEKVSKESTYVENGYFVVEESDDYVQVVKTPAKPEKAPAERSPATVKEPEKKTAKPRSTKMNQSNIMSFFRK, encoded by the exons ATGGAGTCATTCGTAAAGAATAACAGCGAATATGTCACGCTTTACACAGTAAACTATGGAATTGAAGGAGAAGGAACCAAAATATCGCACGTTACTCACGACACTCTTCAAG ATTTACTTTCAAAACACTCAAATGTGAAATCGGACGTTTATGCAATCAAGCCAAAGGACATGGATATAAAGACATGCGCACGAAGCTTATGGGAGAAAAACATAAAATTTGCCTCCGAAAATCTTTCAAAGGCCTCGGAAAACAATTCTCTCtttattccaaattttgcaaaCCTGAGAATATCCAACATAAGAATGCGTACATTCGCAAACATAACAAGCGCAAAACCAGAACCAGCCGCCAAAAAACAAGTTAAACCAGAAGTAAAAAAAGAGGAGCCTATTGCAAAGAAGGAACTCacaaaggaagaatctactATATCTATGGATATTGATAAATCTCCGCAAAAGATCAAAccaaaagaaaaggaaccTGAAAAAACAAAGGCTAAAAAATCTGAAAAGACAAAATCAAAGACCACATCAATAAAAGCAAGCTTTGAGGAAGtaaaaaagacaaaggGCGCAAACTTGGAATCTTCAAAGATTAAAATTCAAAAAACAGAACCGGAAGCAGAACTGTTTGACAGCGATGTCCCGGAGGAACCTGTTGAGGTTAAAAAGCCAGTTGAACCGCAAAGTGTTACATTTGTGGAAAAGGTTTCAAAGGAGAGTACCTATGTTGAAAATGGATATTTTGTGGTGGAGGAATCTGATGACTACGTGCAAGTGGTGAAAACTCCAGCGAAGCCAGAAAAGGCTCCAGCTGAGCGTAGCCCTGCCACAGTTAAGGAACCAGAGAAGAAGACTGCAAAACCACGTTCGACGAAAATGAACCAATCAAACATCAT GTCATTTTTCCGCAAGTGA